One window from the genome of Amaranthus tricolor cultivar Red isolate AtriRed21 chromosome 9, ASM2621246v1, whole genome shotgun sequence encodes:
- the LOC130823574 gene encoding mediator of RNA polymerase II transcription subunit 16 gives MTSSPILEPETNSSASSPPIPEAVVVAESGKPEAEEEGNMEKFIVSDDPMEEDSVNNPATVFCIKLNQPRSNLLHKMSVPDLCRNFSAVAWCGKLNAIACASETCARIPSSNSNPPFWIPIHIVIPERPTESAIFNVIADCPRDSVQFIEWSPPSCPRALLISNFYGRVTVWCQPSQGPANLVRDASNWQREHEWRQDIAVVTKWLSGVSPYRWLSAKSNTSASSNSAFEEKFLPQQPQTSARWPNILCVCSVFSSGSVQLHWSQWPNRDVAASKWFCTSKGLLGAGPSGIMAADAMVTDSGAMHVAGVPIVNPSTVVVWEVTPGPGNGFESTPKATISNVVPPSLNPPRWLGFAPLAAYLFEWQEYFISEEKHGKKYLYKDFAANVVLHCSPVSNFSAYVSPEAASQSAATTTWGSGVTTVSFDPTRGGSVITVVIVEGQYMSPYDPDEGPSITGWRVQRWESCLKPVVLHQIFGSPTNFGGQPPMQTVWETKVNKSIPPTDDLKSQQAASVGATSDMQPKPDSSADKMKRVTFDHFNMPSDVRTLARIVYSAHGGEIAIAFLRGGIHIFSGPTFKPVDTYQINVGSAIAAPAFSSTSCCSASVWHDTSKDCTMLKIIRVLPPAVSISQAKASSPTWERAIAERFWWSLLVGVDWWDAVGCTQSAAEDGIVSLNSVIAVLDADFHSLPSTQHRLQYGPSLDRIKCRLLEGTNAQEVRAMVLDMQARLLLDMLGKGIESALVNPAALVSEPWQASGEMLNSIEAESMAVDPALVLSVQAYVDAVLDLASHFITRLRRYASFCRTLANHAVQAGTGGNRNMVASPTQNAASPAPCQGAQSGTTSSTGSTQMQAWVQGAIAKISSTTEGVPSSTPNPLSGPSSFMPISINTGTFPGTPAVRLIGDCHFLHRLCQLLLFCFFFRRSQLPRYIQSAQRMTDASMQKPLPNAVSKVEDNQTKPMPVAGRPEDVQGARSNQSAATAKVEDGPASRTRLGTGNAGQGYTFEEVKVLFLILMDLCKRTAGLAHPLPASQVGSSNIQVRLHYIDGNYTVLPEVVEASLGPHMQNMPRPRGADAAGLLLRELELHPPAEEWHRRNMFGGPWSDLDDMCPIDESSNLSSSNDPLDSSLTENCDVSYGVQSLWPRKRRFSERDAAFGVNTSVGLGAYLGIMGSRRDVVTAVWKTGLEGVWYKCIRCLRQTSAFSSPCSTNSSNQNDREIYWISRWAYGCPMCGGVWVRVV, from the exons ATGACTTCTTCTCCCATTCTAGAACCAGAAACCAATTCTTCTGCTTCTTCTCCTCCTATTCCTGAAGCTGTTGTTGTTGCAGAAAGTGGTAAACCTGAAGCTGAAGAAGAAGGAAACATGGAGAAATTCATTGTTTCTGATGATCCTATGGAGGAAGATTCCGTCAATAATCCTGCTACTGTTTTTTGCATCAAATTGAATCAACCTCGCTCTAATTTGCTTCATAAAATGAGTGTTCCTGATCTTTGTCGCAATTTTAG TGCTGTTGCGTGGTGTGGGAAGCTAAATGCCATAGCTTGTGCCTCAGAAACTTGTGCTAGAATTCCCAG CTCTAATTCAAATCCTCCTTTTTGGATCCCCATACACATTGTGATTCCCGAGCGACCCACTGAGAGTGCTATATTCAACGTCATAGCAG ATTGTCCCCGTGATTCAGTTCAGTTTATTGAATGGTCTCCACCATCTTGTCCTCGGGCATTGTTGATATCAAATTTCTATGGAAGAGTAACAGTTTGGTGTCAGCCTTCTCAG GGGCCAGCTAATCTAGTGCGAGATGCTAGCAACTGGCAGCGGGAACATGAATGGAGGCAAGATATTGCAGTTGTAACAAAGTGGCTCTCTGGTGTTTCTCCG TATAGGTGGCTTTCTGCAAAATCAAATACATCTGCGAGCTCGAATTCTGCTTTTGAGGAGAAGTTTCTTCCACAGCAGCCGCAGACTTCAG CGAGGTGGCCGAATATCCTTTGTGTCTGTTCAGTTTTCTCGTCAGGGTCTGTTCAACTACACTGGTCTCAGTGGCCAAATCGAGATGTTGCAGCATCAAAGTGGTTCTGCACTAGCAAAGGGCTTCTTGGAGCTGGACCCAGTGGGATCATGGCAGCTGATGCAATGGTAACTGATTCAGGAGCCATGCATGTTGCAGGTGTTCCTATTGTGAATCCATCAACAGTGGTAGTCTGGGAGGTTACTCCTGGACCAGGAAATGGATTTGAATCAACTCCAAAGGCGACCATAAGCAATGTGGTCCCTCCTTCATTGAATCCCCCACGTTGGTTAGGGTTTGCTCCCCTTGCAGCTTATTTGTTTGAATGGCAAGAATACTTCATATCAGAGGAAAAACACGGAAAAAAATACTTGTATAAAGATTTCGCGGCAAATGTGGTGCTGCATTGTTCGCCAGTGTCAAATTTTTCTGCATATGTGAGCCCAGAAGCTGCATCACAATCAGCAGCAACTACTACATGGGGCTCTGGTGTCACAACTGTTTCATTTGATCCAACTCGTGGGGGCTCTGTTATCACTGTGGTGATAGTTGAGG GGCAGTACATGTCCCCATACGACCCAGATGAGGGACCATCAATCACTGGATGGAGAGTGCAGCGCTGGGAATCATGTCTTAAACCTGTCGTCCTTCACCAGATATTTGGTAGTCCTACCAATTTTGGAGGCCAGCCACCTATGCAAACAGTTTGGGAGACCAAGGTCAACAAAAGCATTCCTCCCACGGACGATCTGAAGTCTCAGCAAGCAGCATCAGTGGGAGCAACCTCTGACATGCAGCCAAAACCTGATTCATCTgctgataaaatgaaaagggttaCATTTGATCATTTCAATATGCCCAGTGATGTCAGGACACTTGCTCGCATTGTATACTCTGCTCATGGTGGTGAAATTGCTATTGCATTTTTACGTGGCGGGATCCATATTTTTTCAGGGCCGACCTTTAAGCCTGTAGATACATACCAAATTAATGTTGGCTCAGCAATAGCTGCTCCTGCCTTTTCCTCAACAAGCTGCTGCTCAGCTTCTGTATGGCATGACACAAGCAAAGATTGCACTATGTTGAAAATAATCCGTGTTCTTCCACCTGCTGTTTCCATTAGTCAAGCAAAAGCCAGCTCTCCAACCTGGGAACGTGCAATTGCAGAAAG GTTTTGGTGGAGTCTTTTGGTAGGAGTAGATTGGTGGGATGCTGTTGGCTGTACACAGAGTGCGGCAGAAGATGGAATTG TTTCCTTGAACAGCGTTATTGCAGTTTTGGATGCTGACTTCCATTCTTTGCCCTCTACTCAGCATAGACTGCAATATGGACCG AGTCTTGACCGGATAAAATGCAGGCTTTTGGAAGGCACAAATGCACAAGAAGTCAGAGCAATGGTTCTAGATATGCAAGCAAGATTGCTATTAGACATGCTTGGGAAGGGAATTGAATCTGCACTGGTAAACCCTGCAGCTTTGGTATCTGAGCCATGGCAAGCATCTGGCGAGATGTTGAATTCGATTGAAGCTGAGTCTATGGCTGTTGATCCAGCACTGGTCTTAAGTGTTCAG GCTTATGTTGATGCTGTTCTGGATCTTGCCTCACATTTTATCACCCGTCTGCGTCGTTATGCTAGTTTTTGTCGTACATTAGCAAATCATGCTGTTCAAGCAGGAACTGGTGGCAACCGGAATATGGTAGCTAGTCCTACACAAAATGCTGCATCTCCTGCCCCATGTCAGG GAGCTCAAAGTGGTACAACAAGTTCAACTGGAAGCACACAAATGCAGGCTTGGGTCCAGGGTGCTATTGCCAAGATTAGTAGTACAACAGAGGGAGTTCCAAGTTCAACTCCTAACCCCTTGAGTGGGCCTTCCTCATTTATGCCAATTAGCATCAATACCGGAACTTTTCCTGGTACACCTGCTGTTAGGCTTATAGGCGACTGCCATTTCCTTCATAGATTGTGTCAATTATTGCTGTTCTGCTTCTTTTTCCGGCGCTCACAGCTACCTCGCTACATACAAAGTGCTCAGAGAATGACTGATGCAAGCATGCAAAAACCTCTGCCAAATGCTGTAAGCAAGGTTGAAGATAATCAGACAAAACCCATGCCAGTTGCAGGCAGGCCAGAAGATGTTCAGGGGGCTCGTAGCAATCAGTCAGCTGCTACTGCTAAGGTTGAAGACGGTCCAGCTAGCCGAACTAGATTGGGGACTGGTAATGCTGGCCAAGGATACACTTTTGAAGAG GTTAAAGTGCTGTTTCTGATACTGATGGATCTCTGTAAGAGAACAGCTGGTCTTGCACATCCATTGCCTGCTTCTCAGGTTGGAAGTTCCAATATTCAGGTCCGGCTACATTATATTGATGGAAATTATACCGTCTTGCCAGAGGTTGTTGAAGCATCACTTGGCCCACATATGCAG AATATGCCTAGGCCTAGAGGTGCTGATGCTGCTGGCTTACTTTTACGTGAGTTGGAACTCCATCCCCCCGCTGAAGAGTGGCATCGTCGAAATATGTTTGGTGGACCTTGGTCTGATCTTGATGATATGTGTCCTATAGACGAAAGCTCAAATTTAAGCTCGTCTAATGATCCACTTGATTCAAGTTTGACGGAAAATTGTGACGTTTCGTATGGAGTGCAGAGCTTATGGCCAAGGAAACGCAGATTCTCTGAAAGGGATGCTGCTTTTGGAGTTAATACTTCAGTTGGTCTTGGAGCTTATCTAGGAATTATGGGGTCTCGACGAGATGTGGTGACTGCTGTTTGGAAAACTGGTTTGGAGGGTGTTTGGTACAAG TGCATAAGATGTTTGCGACAAACCTCGGCCTTTTCCTCACCATGTTCTACAAACTCATCCAATCAGAATGATCGAGAAATATATTGGATAAGTCGCTGGGCTTACGGATGTCCAATGTGCGGTGGAGTTTGGGTTCGAGTTGTATAA